One Dysosmobacter welbionis DNA segment encodes these proteins:
- a CDS encoding alanine/glycine:cation symporter family protein: protein MEQILKSISSFLWGAPVLILLAAVGLLFGCKTKFFQFRKFGYILKNTAGEMFKKGGGAKGKEGTLTPLQAVSSALAGCVGTANIAGVATAMVVGGPGAVFWMWVVALLGMLTKCVEVTLGQYYRVKGEDGVYYGGPMYYIERGMGRKWKPLAVIFSVTIILGGLGTAAFAQPYTMSTAVQNSLGIPAWITTVAAAVICGVVLLGGVKSIGGFCEKLTPAMCLIYVVGVLGVIIINLEHVPAAFAAIFRYAFAPMPAVGGLAGSTVALALRQGAARGTFSNEAGCGSSPITHATAITDHPFKEGMYGCFEVFVDTLVVCTMTALGILCAGPEIWQSGLEAEALTMAAFSTAYGSTVGKLLVTIPLALFAFSTMVGWEINYESAFFYLFPKGKQSKVFKYAIRILWLVPGFLALGKTPQVIWTIVDIVSGFWCIPNAIALLALSGVFMRIYRDYESKYISKTKPVSQPLEYVGKD, encoded by the coding sequence ATGGAACAGATTTTGAAATCAATCTCCAGCTTTCTGTGGGGTGCTCCAGTCCTGATCCTCCTGGCCGCCGTTGGGCTGCTGTTTGGATGTAAGACAAAATTTTTCCAGTTTCGCAAGTTCGGCTATATTTTAAAGAATACTGCCGGCGAGATGTTTAAAAAAGGCGGCGGCGCAAAAGGGAAGGAAGGAACGCTGACGCCGCTGCAGGCGGTGAGCTCCGCGCTGGCCGGCTGCGTAGGAACGGCGAACATCGCAGGCGTGGCCACCGCCATGGTGGTGGGCGGCCCTGGCGCCGTGTTCTGGATGTGGGTCGTCGCCCTGCTGGGAATGCTGACGAAATGCGTTGAGGTTACGCTGGGCCAGTACTACCGTGTCAAGGGAGAGGACGGCGTTTATTATGGCGGCCCCATGTACTACATTGAGCGGGGAATGGGCAGAAAGTGGAAACCCCTGGCCGTCATTTTCTCTGTCACTATCATTTTGGGCGGCCTGGGAACCGCTGCGTTCGCCCAGCCCTATACCATGTCCACCGCTGTGCAGAACAGCCTGGGAATTCCCGCATGGATTACCACCGTGGCGGCGGCCGTCATCTGCGGCGTGGTTCTGCTGGGCGGCGTCAAGTCCATCGGCGGCTTCTGCGAGAAGCTGACCCCCGCCATGTGCCTCATCTATGTGGTGGGAGTGCTGGGCGTGATCATCATAAATCTGGAACATGTGCCCGCCGCCTTTGCGGCGATTTTCCGCTATGCGTTTGCACCCATGCCCGCTGTGGGCGGTTTGGCGGGCTCCACAGTTGCGCTGGCGCTGCGGCAGGGCGCCGCCCGCGGGACCTTCTCCAACGAAGCGGGCTGCGGCTCATCGCCCATCACCCATGCGACCGCCATCACCGATCACCCCTTTAAGGAGGGGATGTACGGCTGCTTTGAGGTATTCGTGGATACGCTGGTGGTATGCACGATGACAGCCCTCGGAATTCTCTGCGCGGGCCCTGAAATCTGGCAGTCCGGCCTGGAGGCGGAGGCGCTGACCATGGCCGCCTTTTCCACAGCGTACGGCAGCACGGTCGGCAAGCTCCTGGTCACCATTCCTCTGGCGTTGTTCGCATTCTCCACTATGGTGGGGTGGGAGATCAATTATGAATCCGCGTTCTTCTATTTGTTTCCCAAGGGAAAGCAGTCCAAGGTGTTCAAGTACGCCATCCGCATCCTGTGGCTGGTTCCCGGTTTCCTGGCTCTGGGGAAGACGCCCCAGGTGATTTGGACCATTGTGGATATAGTCTCGGGCTTCTGGTGCATCCCCAACGCCATCGCACTGCTGGCCCTGTCCGGTGTGTTCATGAGGATTTACCGGGATTATGAGAGCAAATACATCAGCAAGACCAAGCCGGTCTCCCAGCCCCTTGAGTATGTCGGGAAGGATTGA
- the ygeW gene encoding knotted carbamoyltransferase YgeW yields MSKTIELAKHLEKLHINNMYKSDFYWTWDKTDEELEAIFTVADALRDLRERNKSTRIFDSGLGISIFRDNSTRTRFSFASACNLLGLTVQDLDEKKSQIAHGETVRETANMVSFMADVIGIRDDMFIGEGHKYQKTFMDAVKEGYRDGILEQQPTLVNLQCDVDHPTQCMADMLHIIHEFGGVENLKGKKIAMTWAYSPSYGKPLSVPQGVIGLMTRFGMDVVLAHPEGYDVMPEVEEIAKKNAAATGGSYKKVSTMEEAFDGADIVYPKSWAPFAAMEQRTKLYQAGDQAGIDALEKQLLAQNAQHKDWTCSEEMMKRTKNGKALYLHCLPADITGLSCPEGEVDNSVFDRYLVPLYKEASYKPYIIAAMILMSKVKDPVSALMALDQGSKRKLF; encoded by the coding sequence ATGTCCAAGACCATCGAGCTGGCCAAGCATCTGGAAAAGCTGCACATCAACAACATGTACAAGTCCGACTTCTACTGGACCTGGGACAAGACCGACGAGGAGCTGGAGGCCATCTTCACCGTGGCCGACGCCCTGCGGGACCTGCGGGAGCGGAACAAGTCCACCCGGATCTTTGACTCCGGCCTGGGCATCTCCATCTTCCGGGACAACTCCACCCGCACCCGGTTCTCCTTCGCCTCCGCCTGCAACCTGCTGGGTCTGACCGTCCAGGACCTGGACGAGAAGAAGAGCCAGATCGCCCACGGCGAGACCGTCCGCGAGACCGCCAACATGGTCTCCTTCATGGCCGACGTCATCGGTATCCGGGATGACATGTTCATCGGCGAGGGCCACAAGTACCAGAAGACCTTCATGGATGCCGTGAAGGAGGGCTACCGGGACGGCATTCTGGAACAGCAGCCCACCCTGGTGAACCTGCAGTGCGACGTGGACCACCCCACCCAGTGCATGGCGGACATGCTGCACATCATCCATGAGTTCGGCGGTGTGGAGAACCTGAAGGGCAAGAAGATCGCCATGACCTGGGCTTACTCCCCCAGCTACGGCAAGCCCCTGTCCGTGCCCCAGGGCGTCATCGGCCTGATGACCCGGTTCGGCATGGACGTGGTGCTGGCCCATCCCGAGGGCTATGATGTGATGCCCGAGGTGGAGGAGATCGCCAAGAAGAACGCGGCGGCCACCGGCGGCTCCTACAAGAAGGTCTCCACCATGGAGGAGGCCTTCGACGGCGCCGACATCGTCTATCCCAAGAGCTGGGCGCCCTTTGCCGCCATGGAGCAGCGGACCAAGCTGTATCAGGCCGGTGACCAGGCGGGTATCGACGCTCTGGAGAAGCAGCTGCTGGCCCAGAACGCCCAGCACAAGGACTGGACCTGCTCCGAAGAGATGATGAAGCGGACGAAGAACGGCAAGGCCCTGTACCTGCACTGCCTGCCCGCCGATATCACCGGCCTCAGCTGCCCGGAGGGCGAGGTGGACAACTCCGTGTTCGACCGGTACCTGGTGCCCCTGTACAAGGAGGCCAGCTACAAGCCCTACATCATCGCGGCCATGATCCTGATGAGCAAAGTGAAGGACCCGGTCTCCGCGCTGATGGCCCTGGACCAGGGCAGCAAGCGGAAGCTGTTCTGA
- a CDS encoding YgeY family selenium metabolism-linked hydrolase: MDFEAIKAAAQGYQADMTRFLREMISHPSESCEEKEVVHCIKAEMEKLGYDKVEIDGLGNVIGWMGDGDKIIAFDSHIDTVGIGNINNWEADPYQGYEDDAVIFGRGGSDQEGGMASAVYGAKIMKDLGLIPAGYKIMVVGSVQEEDCDGMCWQYIVNKDFQGQEDARSKIEFVVSTEPTDGGIYRGHRGRMEIRVDVKGVSCHGSAPERGDNAIYKMADILQDVRALNESGDGPSNRVKGLVKMLNPEFNPEHYEDAQFLGRGTCTVSQIFYTSPSRCAVADSCAISIDRRMTAGETWDSCLEEIRQLPAVQKYGDDVKVSMYMYDRPAWTGEVYETECFFPTWINKESAAHVQALVDAHHALWGDKRIGHADADQKRDAMHLREGRPLTDKWTFSTNCVSIQGRYGIPCVGFGPGAESQAHAPNEITWKQDLVTCAALYAAVPGLYKPENKTADVTEFRQSLTDNDIR, translated from the coding sequence ATGGATTTTGAAGCGATCAAAGCGGCGGCCCAAGGCTATCAGGCCGACATGACCCGGTTCCTGCGAGAGATGATCTCTCACCCCAGCGAGAGCTGTGAGGAGAAGGAGGTTGTCCACTGCATCAAGGCGGAGATGGAGAAGCTGGGCTATGACAAGGTGGAGATCGACGGCCTGGGCAACGTCATCGGCTGGATGGGCGACGGCGACAAGATCATCGCCTTCGACTCCCACATCGACACCGTGGGCATCGGCAACATCAACAACTGGGAGGCCGACCCCTATCAGGGCTATGAGGACGACGCCGTCATCTTCGGCCGGGGCGGCAGCGATCAGGAGGGCGGCATGGCCTCCGCCGTGTACGGCGCCAAGATCATGAAGGATCTGGGCCTGATCCCCGCCGGCTACAAGATCATGGTGGTGGGTTCCGTCCAGGAAGAGGACTGCGACGGCATGTGCTGGCAGTACATCGTCAACAAGGACTTCCAGGGTCAGGAGGACGCCCGCAGCAAGATCGAGTTCGTGGTGTCTACCGAACCCACCGACGGCGGCATCTACCGGGGCCACCGGGGCCGCATGGAGATCCGGGTGGACGTCAAGGGCGTCAGCTGCCACGGCAGCGCGCCGGAGCGGGGCGACAACGCCATCTACAAGATGGCCGACATCCTCCAGGATGTCCGGGCCCTGAACGAGAGCGGCGACGGCCCCTCCAACCGGGTGAAGGGTCTGGTGAAGATGCTGAATCCGGAATTCAATCCGGAGCACTACGAGGACGCCCAGTTCCTGGGCCGGGGCACCTGCACCGTCAGCCAGATCTTCTACACCTCTCCCTCCCGCTGCGCTGTGGCGGACAGCTGCGCCATCTCCATCGACCGGCGCATGACCGCCGGCGAGACCTGGGACTCCTGCCTGGAGGAGATCCGGCAGCTGCCCGCCGTCCAGAAGTACGGAGACGATGTGAAGGTCAGCATGTACATGTATGACCGGCCCGCCTGGACCGGCGAGGTCTATGAGACGGAGTGCTTCTTCCCCACCTGGATCAACAAGGAGAGCGCCGCCCATGTCCAGGCGCTGGTGGACGCTCACCATGCCCTGTGGGGCGACAAGCGCATCGGCCATGCCGACGCGGACCAGAAGCGGGACGCCATGCACCTGCGGGAGGGCCGTCCCCTCACCGACAAGTGGACCTTCTCCACCAACTGCGTGTCCATCCAGGGCCGATATGGCATCCCCTGCGTGGGCTTTGGCCCCGGCGCCGAGTCCCAGGCTCATGCCCCCAATGAGATCACCTGGAAGCAGGATCTGGTGACCTGTGCCGCCCTGTACGCCGCAGTACCCGGCCTGTACAAGCCCGAGAACAAGACCGCTGACGTCACCGAGTTCCGGCAGAGCCTCACGGATAACGATATCCGGTGA
- a CDS encoding BMP family ABC transporter substrate-binding protein, with protein sequence MKKFLALLLTLVMALSLAACGGSDEESTGSPAEDPAANEESSGSAADVKIGLICVHDINSGYDAAHIEGLTAACEELGIDANSQVIFRYNIAEDENCYDAAVDLAEEGCNIIFSDSYGHQSYMLDAAEDYPDVTFVSCTGDMAATSGLDNYKNLFPYTYESRYVSGVVAGMKLKELMDAGTVTDPKVGYVGAYPYAEVVCGYTAFLLGIQTQVPEAYMEVQYTNSWYDPVAEGEAANALMARGCVIIGQHADSTGAPSAVQAQKDAGSVVYSVGYNIDMLEVAPTAALTSSQNNWSVLYRDTLEKFIAGEEVPVDYAVGISEDAVMISKLGPECAEGTQEAVDAAWSSIKDGSLKVFDTSKFTCQPAADGSYQVDADGHVTSAFGLDSDGDFVNDTGEAIVDGAFQESVLRSAPYFSLRIDGITELNNN encoded by the coding sequence ATGAAGAAGTTCCTTGCACTGCTGCTGACGCTGGTCATGGCGCTCAGCCTGGCGGCCTGCGGCGGCTCCGACGAGGAGAGCACCGGCAGCCCCGCCGAAGACCCCGCCGCCAATGAGGAATCCAGCGGCAGCGCCGCGGATGTCAAGATCGGTTTGATCTGCGTCCACGACATCAACTCCGGTTATGACGCGGCCCATATCGAGGGCCTGACTGCCGCCTGTGAAGAGTTAGGTATTGATGCCAATTCTCAGGTTATTTTCCGCTACAACATCGCGGAGGATGAAAACTGCTATGACGCCGCCGTGGATCTGGCGGAAGAGGGCTGCAATATCATCTTCTCTGACTCCTATGGCCACCAGAGCTACATGCTGGATGCCGCCGAGGATTATCCCGACGTTACCTTCGTCTCCTGCACCGGCGACATGGCCGCCACCTCCGGTCTGGACAACTACAAGAACCTGTTCCCCTATACATATGAGTCCCGCTACGTCTCCGGCGTGGTGGCCGGCATGAAGCTGAAAGAGCTGATGGACGCCGGCACCGTCACCGATCCCAAGGTGGGCTATGTGGGTGCCTATCCCTATGCCGAGGTGGTTTGTGGCTACACCGCTTTCCTGCTGGGCATCCAGACCCAGGTTCCCGAGGCCTACATGGAGGTCCAGTACACCAACTCCTGGTATGATCCCGTGGCTGAGGGCGAGGCCGCCAATGCCTTGATGGCCCGCGGCTGCGTCATCATCGGCCAGCACGCCGACTCCACCGGTGCCCCCTCCGCCGTCCAGGCGCAGAAGGATGCCGGCTCTGTGGTCTACTCTGTGGGCTACAACATTGATATGCTGGAAGTGGCGCCCACCGCCGCTCTGACCTCTTCCCAGAACAACTGGTCCGTCCTGTACCGGGACACCCTGGAGAAGTTCATCGCCGGCGAGGAAGTGCCCGTGGACTATGCCGTGGGCATCAGTGAGGACGCTGTGATGATCTCCAAGCTGGGGCCTGAGTGCGCCGAGGGCACCCAGGAGGCCGTGGACGCCGCTTGGTCCAGCATCAAGGACGGCAGCCTGAAGGTGTTCGACACCTCCAAGTTCACCTGCCAGCCCGCTGCCGACGGGTCCTATCAGGTGGACGCCGACGGTCATGTGACATCTGCGTTCGGTCTGGACAGCGACGGCGACTTTGTCAACGACACCGGCGAGGCCATCGTGGACGGCGCCTTCCAGGAGTCCGTGCTGCGCTCCGCTCCGTACTTCTCCCTGCGGATCGACGGCATCACTGAGCTGAACAACAACTAA
- a CDS encoding YgeY family selenium metabolism-linked hydrolase codes for MDRDQRLIAFCQQAVRIPSPSGQEREVAQLMKRKMEEYGFDEVLIDRYGSVLGRMRGRRPGKTILLDGHIDNVDVIDADEWTHDPFGGEIDQGRIYGRGTSDMKGSVTAMISAVAHFAEDSGRDFAGEICVSCTVHEECFEGVSSREITRLAKPDFVIIGEATSTTVKIGQRGRAEVVVETEGVSCHSSNPDKGVNAVYHMMAVIEEIRRIIPNEHPILGKGILELTDIISSPYPGASVVPALCRATFDRRTLTGENEAVILGQVEEAIARAREKIPGLKARTYLAEGKEVCWTGEAIAAKRYFPAWLIDEDNEYVQKALAGLKKAGIEAPISHFSFCTNGSHFCGEAGIPCIGYGPSLESLAHVRDEYIEIEQLTKACRGFASILRELTQ; via the coding sequence ATGGACAGAGACCAGCGGCTGATTGCGTTTTGCCAACAGGCTGTTCGAATCCCCAGTCCCTCCGGGCAGGAACGGGAAGTGGCCCAGCTGATGAAGCGCAAGATGGAAGAGTATGGTTTCGACGAGGTGCTCATCGACAGGTATGGCAGCGTACTGGGCCGGATGCGGGGCCGCCGGCCGGGAAAGACCATCCTTCTGGATGGGCACATTGACAATGTGGATGTGATCGACGCCGACGAGTGGACCCATGACCCCTTTGGCGGCGAAATCGACCAGGGGCGGATTTACGGCCGGGGCACATCGGATATGAAGGGCAGCGTGACGGCCATGATCTCTGCGGTTGCCCACTTTGCCGAGGACAGCGGCCGCGACTTTGCCGGAGAGATTTGTGTGTCCTGCACCGTTCATGAGGAGTGTTTTGAGGGGGTCTCCTCCCGGGAGATTACCCGGCTGGCGAAGCCGGACTTTGTCATCATTGGCGAAGCGACGTCCACCACTGTCAAGATCGGCCAGAGAGGGCGCGCGGAGGTGGTTGTGGAAACAGAGGGGGTGAGCTGCCATTCCTCGAATCCGGACAAGGGCGTTAATGCGGTCTACCACATGATGGCTGTGATCGAGGAGATCCGCCGGATCATCCCCAACGAGCACCCCATTCTGGGAAAAGGGATTCTGGAGCTGACAGACATCATCTCGTCCCCATATCCGGGCGCCTCGGTGGTCCCGGCCCTCTGCCGGGCCACCTTCGACCGGCGGACCCTGACAGGGGAGAACGAGGCCGTGATTCTCGGCCAGGTGGAGGAGGCAATCGCCCGCGCCAGGGAAAAGATCCCCGGCTTGAAGGCGCGGACCTATCTGGCAGAGGGGAAGGAGGTCTGCTGGACCGGGGAGGCCATCGCCGCGAAGCGGTATTTCCCGGCGTGGCTCATTGATGAGGACAATGAATATGTGCAGAAGGCGCTGGCCGGTCTGAAGAAAGCGGGAATCGAGGCGCCGATCTCTCACTTCTCTTTCTGCACAAACGGCAGCCACTTCTGTGGCGAGGCGGGGATTCCCTGCATCGGCTACGGCCCCTCTTTGGAGAGCCTGGCCCATGTGCGGGATGAATACATTGAAATTGAGCAGCTGACAAAGGCATGCAGAGGCTTCGCCAGCATCCTCCGGGAGCTGACACAGTAG
- a CDS encoding ABC transporter ATP-binding protein has translation MEHTTAIELRHITKRFGKVVANDDISLEIRRGEILSLLGENGSGKTTLMNMLAGIYFPDEGKILVNGEPTTIASPKDAFACGIGMIHQHFKLVDVFSAAENIVLGLDGERKLDLKAASAKILEISEKYGFSIDPNKKIYDMSVSEKQTVEIIKVLYRGADILILDEPTAVLTPQETDRLFDVMRNMKADGKALVIITHKLHEVMDVSDRVAVLRKGRYIGDVATCDTSPQKLTDMMVGHAVTLNIDRPLVEDRNLRLEVKDLTVLTPDSIKALDHVSFDAYGGEILGIAGISGSGQKELLEAIAGLRVTQPGSHVIYHPPAPDEPIAGQHVPVDKGGEELLGKNPRQIHDIGVSMAFVPEDRLGMGLVGSMGMADNMMLKTYRSGRGPLLDRKPPRQLAERVKEELDVLTPSINTPVRRLSGGNVQKVLVGREIAQNPSVLMTAYAVRGLDINTSYTIYNLLTAQKLKGVAVIYVGEDLDVLLELCDRILVLCGGQVSGIVDGRTTTKEEVGLLMTRFVKEAKEA, from the coding sequence TTGGAACATACCACTGCCATTGAACTGCGGCACATCACAAAGCGGTTCGGCAAGGTGGTTGCCAACGACGATATCTCCCTGGAGATCAGGCGGGGCGAAATCCTCTCCCTGCTGGGGGAGAACGGCAGCGGCAAGACCACGCTGATGAATATGCTGGCCGGCATCTACTTCCCGGACGAAGGGAAGATCCTGGTGAACGGCGAGCCCACCACCATTGCCTCCCCCAAGGACGCCTTTGCCTGCGGCATCGGCATGATCCACCAGCACTTCAAGCTGGTGGACGTGTTCTCCGCAGCGGAAAACATCGTCCTGGGGCTGGACGGAGAGCGCAAGCTGGATCTGAAGGCCGCCTCCGCCAAAATCCTGGAGATCAGTGAGAAATATGGTTTTTCCATTGATCCCAACAAGAAGATCTACGACATGTCCGTGTCGGAGAAGCAGACGGTGGAGATCATCAAGGTCCTCTACCGGGGCGCAGACATCCTGATCCTGGATGAGCCCACCGCCGTGCTGACCCCCCAGGAGACGGACCGGCTCTTCGATGTCATGCGGAATATGAAGGCAGACGGCAAGGCCCTGGTCATCATCACCCACAAGCTCCACGAGGTCATGGACGTGTCCGACCGGGTGGCGGTGCTCCGCAAGGGCCGCTATATCGGGGACGTGGCCACCTGCGACACTTCTCCCCAGAAGCTGACGGACATGATGGTGGGCCATGCGGTAACGCTGAACATCGACCGTCCCCTGGTGGAGGACCGCAACCTGCGGCTGGAGGTGAAGGATCTGACGGTCCTGACTCCCGACAGCATCAAGGCTCTGGACCATGTCTCCTTCGACGCCTACGGCGGGGAGATTCTGGGCATTGCCGGCATCTCCGGCAGCGGCCAGAAGGAACTGCTGGAGGCCATCGCCGGCCTGCGGGTTACCCAGCCCGGGTCCCACGTCATCTATCATCCCCCCGCCCCCGACGAACCCATCGCCGGTCAGCATGTGCCGGTGGACAAGGGCGGTGAGGAGCTGCTGGGCAAGAATCCCCGGCAGATCCACGACATCGGCGTGTCCATGGCCTTTGTGCCGGAGGACCGGCTAGGCATGGGACTGGTGGGTTCCATGGGCATGGCGGACAACATGATGCTCAAGACCTACCGTTCCGGCCGGGGACCCCTGCTGGACCGCAAGCCGCCCCGCCAGCTGGCGGAGCGGGTGAAGGAGGAACTGGATGTGCTGACCCCCAGCATCAACACGCCGGTCCGCCGGCTCTCCGGCGGCAACGTGCAGAAGGTGCTGGTGGGACGTGAGATCGCCCAGAATCCCTCGGTGTTGATGACCGCCTACGCGGTGCGGGGCCTGGACATCAACACCTCCTACACCATCTACAACCTGCTGACGGCGCAGAAGCTGAAAGGCGTGGCCGTCATCTATGTGGGCGAGGACCTGGACGTGCTGCTGGAGCTGTGCGACCGGATCCTGGTGCTCTGCGGCGGCCAGGTCAGCGGTATTGTGGACGGCCGCACCACCACCAAAGAGGAAGTGGGCCTGCTGATGACCCGCTTTGTAAAGGAGGCGAAGGAGGCATGA
- a CDS encoding GntR family transcriptional regulator, translated as MPIPENVENLRRVSAKSSIYQVVCSWIITGVLKPGEKIVDSELAKRFNVSRTPVREAIQILEGQKLVYVVPGRATVVADIDPADIEKCYRTLAELQGLAAELACGSLTDRELEQLERIHAAFVDACGRNDGTDAITQDNLFHDAIVRGAHNEYVEEFSHTMILHIQRIKYHYFHCDRLRKISVSQHGEILQTIQARDSARAKELMRSHWLCSMENSLRDVAGMIHGAGAESGQDVLTK; from the coding sequence ATGCCGATACCGGAAAACGTGGAAAACCTGCGGAGAGTTTCCGCAAAGAGCAGCATTTATCAAGTGGTATGCAGCTGGATCATCACGGGTGTGCTGAAGCCGGGAGAAAAGATCGTTGATTCCGAGCTTGCGAAGCGATTCAATGTCAGCCGGACCCCGGTGCGGGAGGCCATTCAGATCCTGGAGGGACAGAAGCTCGTCTATGTGGTGCCGGGCCGGGCTACGGTGGTGGCGGATATTGACCCTGCGGATATTGAAAAATGCTACCGGACGCTGGCGGAGCTGCAGGGACTGGCGGCGGAGCTGGCCTGCGGCAGCCTCACGGACCGGGAACTGGAGCAGCTGGAGCGGATTCACGCCGCCTTTGTGGATGCCTGCGGCCGTAATGACGGCACCGATGCGATCACGCAGGACAACCTCTTCCATGACGCGATTGTCCGCGGGGCACACAACGAGTATGTGGAGGAATTTTCCCACACGATGATCCTCCATATCCAGCGGATCAAATACCATTATTTCCACTGTGACCGGCTGCGAAAGATTTCCGTTTCCCAGCATGGGGAAATCCTTCAGACCATCCAGGCCCGGGACAGCGCCCGCGCGAAGGAGCTGATGCGGAGTCACTGGCTCTGCTCCATGGAAAATAGCCTGCGGGATGTTGCGGGCATGATCCATGGAGCCGGCGCAGAATCCGGACAGGATGTTCTGACAAAGTAA
- a CDS encoding helix-turn-helix transcriptional regulator gives MNIALESEKVIPLESNRLEMLKQIADALAAQFGPNCEVVIHDLSAQNAEHPIVYIVNGHVTGRKVGDGASYVVVEQLTTNDPAPRDHLAYLTRTPDGKILKSSTVYIRNSKGKVSAILAINYDISKLLMVESAVHDLISTGEPQQEEPEKIVNVNDLLEELIQQSVSLVGKPVALMNKEDKVRAIRFLNQNGAFLVTKSGDKIAKYFGISKYTLYSYIDTKQQEGK, from the coding sequence ATGAATATCGCTCTGGAAAGTGAGAAGGTGATCCCCTTGGAGAGCAACCGGCTGGAGATGCTCAAGCAGATTGCAGATGCCTTGGCGGCCCAGTTCGGGCCAAACTGTGAGGTTGTGATTCACGATTTGTCCGCGCAGAATGCGGAACACCCCATTGTCTATATTGTCAACGGCCATGTCACAGGCCGCAAGGTGGGGGACGGGGCCTCCTATGTCGTGGTGGAGCAGCTGACCACCAATGACCCGGCGCCTCGGGACCATTTGGCCTACCTGACCCGGACGCCGGACGGCAAGATCCTCAAATCCTCCACAGTCTATATCCGTAACAGCAAGGGCAAGGTCTCCGCCATTCTGGCCATCAACTACGACATCTCCAAGCTGCTGATGGTGGAGAGCGCGGTCCACGATCTGATCTCCACCGGCGAACCCCAGCAGGAGGAACCGGAGAAAATCGTCAACGTCAATGATCTGCTGGAGGAGCTGATCCAGCAGTCGGTGTCCCTGGTGGGCAAGCCCGTGGCCCTGATGAACAAGGAGGACAAGGTGCGGGCCATCCGCTTCCTGAATCAGAACGGCGCGTTTTTGGTGACCAAGTCCGGCGACAAGATCGCCAAGTATTTCGGCATCTCCAAGTACACTTTGTATTCCTATATCGACACAAAACAACAGGAGGGCAAGTAA
- the arcC gene encoding carbamate kinase: MGKRIVIALGGNALGNNLPEQMVAVKHTAKAIVDLIQEGHQVVVAHGNGPQVGMINIAMTTLSREDHSHPIAPMSVCTAMSQGYIGYDLQNSLREELLNRGIQKPVATVLTQVEVDPADPAFQNPSKPIGTFMTEEEAEEMRRRGNCVMEDAGRGWRRCVASPKPKAIVEIETIRTLMEAGQVVIGCGGGGIPVYRTEGNHLKGAGAVIDKDFASELLAESLDADALIILTAVEKVAINFGKPDQKWLDHLTPEEARQYEAEGQFAPGSMLPKVQAAVKFAASKPGRTALITLLEKAKDGIAGKTGTAVSM, translated from the coding sequence ATGGGCAAACGTATCGTTATCGCCTTGGGCGGCAACGCCCTGGGCAACAACCTGCCGGAGCAGATGGTCGCTGTGAAGCACACCGCCAAGGCCATCGTGGACCTGATTCAGGAGGGCCATCAGGTGGTGGTGGCCCACGGCAACGGCCCCCAGGTAGGCATGATCAACATCGCCATGACCACCCTCTCCCGGGAGGATCACAGCCATCCCATCGCCCCCATGTCCGTCTGCACTGCCATGAGCCAGGGGTATATCGGCTATGACCTGCAGAACTCCCTGCGGGAGGAACTGCTGAACCGCGGCATCCAAAAGCCCGTGGCCACCGTCCTCACCCAGGTGGAGGTAGACCCGGCGGATCCGGCTTTCCAGAATCCCTCCAAGCCCATCGGTACCTTTATGACTGAGGAGGAGGCGGAGGAGATGCGCCGCCGGGGCAACTGCGTCATGGAGGACGCAGGCCGGGGCTGGCGCCGCTGCGTGGCCTCTCCCAAACCCAAAGCCATTGTGGAGATCGAGACCATCCGTACGCTGATGGAGGCGGGCCAGGTAGTCATTGGCTGCGGCGGAGGCGGTATCCCCGTCTACCGGACGGAGGGCAACCACCTGAAGGGCGCAGGCGCCGTCATCGACAAGGATTTCGCCTCCGAGCTGCTGGCGGAGAGCCTGGACGCGGACGCCCTCATCATCCTCACCGCCGTGGAGAAGGTGGCCATCAACTTCGGCAAGCCGGATCAGAAGTGGCTGGATCACCTGACGCCGGAGGAGGCCCGGCAGTACGAGGCGGAAGGCCAGTTCGCCCCCGGCTCCATGCTGCCCAAGGTCCAGGCTGCCGTGAAGTTCGCCGCGTCCAAGCCCGGCCGCACAGCCCTCATCACCCTGCTGGAGAAGGCCAAGGACGGCATCGCCGGAAAAACCGGCACCGCCGTCTCCATGTAA